One window of the Streptomyces sp. TS71-3 genome contains the following:
- a CDS encoding DoxX family protein — protein MSVETRTPRTRARDSSSGFDDAPALTMVKVHSDPAQIVVDHASFRVHFPTAQPARSPRVARYLSATAAHSATLGAPGHSPGLAGPAGHPPALSGAIVRRRGPLARGGAPAPGDPVASGLLQTVATGLRPGGGPAGHDPGATQVIPRIDIDADTAATPMPRGSDGTGTRLLPQMRPASGPYTGRPGPGRPGAPGTGRGDRDVHEGGDHGGYDDGHGRGRAPYETGEYAEYADDAEYGEYGEYDEYGDYADDAHGADGYDEADGYGEDRRGADRARRRGTEPVRHAYYPGRRMNLGVVLLPLRVFLGFISLYAGMSKLCDPAYFDAGERGSLVKGLHALHPWALAEPLRDFALQHPVGAGLTVAFLQVIVGVLTMLGLWQRVVAAVGALLSAALLVTVSWHSAPGYGAPDIIYLAAWSPLIIAGAPVYSVDGRLSSEAWRTLGPRAELWELRRRVLRRGTLIAGLVTGLTFLVGALLGGAVRDTDRVTVPGPGEAPRNELPGSPLPQEPGAQESSSPAASGSPTRGSSAGPSKSATAGSAGATASAGTGRPSTSQATGGAPTPHHPAPPAPPAATSGPSSTGGSASAGTTTSGTSGTGSGDNADSGGLVGGLLG, from the coding sequence ATGAGTGTGGAGACCAGAACGCCCCGCACCCGCGCAAGGGACAGCTCGTCCGGATTCGACGACGCGCCCGCGCTGACCATGGTGAAGGTGCACTCGGACCCGGCGCAGATCGTCGTCGATCACGCCAGCTTCCGCGTGCACTTCCCCACGGCCCAGCCCGCCAGGTCGCCCCGGGTCGCCCGGTACCTGTCCGCGACCGCGGCGCACTCGGCCACGCTGGGCGCCCCCGGGCACTCCCCGGGGCTCGCCGGCCCGGCCGGGCACCCGCCCGCCCTGAGCGGCGCGATCGTACGCCGCCGCGGCCCCCTGGCCCGCGGCGGCGCCCCCGCCCCCGGCGACCCGGTCGCCTCCGGACTCCTCCAGACGGTCGCCACCGGCCTGCGGCCCGGCGGCGGCCCGGCCGGACACGACCCGGGCGCCACCCAGGTCATCCCGCGCATCGACATCGACGCCGACACGGCCGCGACCCCGATGCCCCGGGGCTCCGACGGGACCGGCACCCGGCTGCTCCCGCAGATGCGCCCGGCGAGCGGCCCCTACACGGGGCGGCCCGGCCCCGGCAGGCCGGGCGCCCCCGGCACCGGCCGCGGTGATCGCGACGTCCACGAGGGCGGCGACCACGGGGGCTACGACGACGGTCACGGCCGCGGCCGGGCGCCGTACGAGACCGGCGAGTACGCCGAGTACGCCGACGACGCCGAGTACGGCGAGTACGGCGAGTACGACGAGTACGGCGACTACGCGGACGACGCCCACGGGGCGGACGGGTACGACGAGGCCGACGGGTACGGGGAGGACCGGCGCGGAGCCGATCGCGCCCGGCGCCGCGGCACCGAGCCCGTACGGCACGCGTACTACCCCGGCCGCAGGATGAACCTGGGCGTCGTCCTCCTCCCGCTGCGCGTCTTCCTCGGTTTCATCTCGCTCTACGCCGGGATGAGCAAGCTCTGCGACCCCGCCTACTTCGACGCGGGCGAGCGGGGCAGCCTGGTGAAGGGGCTGCACGCCCTGCACCCGTGGGCGCTCGCGGAACCGCTGCGGGACTTCGCCCTCCAGCACCCCGTCGGCGCCGGGCTGACCGTGGCGTTCCTCCAGGTCATCGTCGGCGTGCTGACGATGCTCGGACTCTGGCAGCGGGTGGTGGCGGCGGTCGGCGCGCTGCTGTCGGCGGCCCTGCTCGTCACGGTGAGCTGGCACAGCGCGCCCGGGTACGGCGCGCCGGACATCATCTACCTCGCCGCCTGGTCCCCGCTGATCATCGCGGGTGCACCGGTGTACTCGGTCGACGGCCGGCTCTCCTCGGAGGCATGGCGCACCCTCGGCCCGCGCGCGGAGCTGTGGGAGCTGCGCCGCCGCGTACTGCGCCGGGGCACGCTCATCGCGGGCCTGGTGACCGGACTCACCTTCCTGGTCGGTGCGCTGCTCGGCGGTGCGGTGCGCGACACCGACCGGGTCACCGTGCCCGGCCCCGGCGAGGCCCCGCGGAACGAGCTTCCGGGTTCTCCGCTGCCGCAGGAGCCGGGTGCCCAGGAGAGCAGCAGCCCCGCCGCCTCCGGTTCGCCCACTCGGGGTTCCTCCGCCGGCCCGTCGAAGTCGGCCACGGCCGGCTCCGCCGGCGCAACTGCCTCGGCGGGCACCGGCCGGCCCAGCACCTCCCAGGCCACCGGCGGCGCCCCGACCCCCCACCACCCGGCCCCACCGGCACCCCCCGCCGCCACGTCCGGCCCGTCATCCACCGGCGGCTCGGCCTCGGCGGGCACCACGACGTCGGGCACCTCAGGCACGGGTTCCGGAGACAACGCGGACTCGGGCGGCTTGGTGGGCGGCCTGCTGGGCTGA
- a CDS encoding nucleotidyltransferase family protein: MTDPHALPPPTQAVVLAGGQGSRLRPYTDDRPKPMVEIPGTGTPIIGHQLAWLAEEGVTDAVVSCGHLAEVLQEWLAKADLPLRVTTVVEREPLGRGGGLKYAAAHLPHPDLPWYATNGDIWTRFSLREMAAFHAERAAAATLALARPRIPWGAVETDAFGHITDFIEAPPSPYLINAGVYVFAAEFTALLPDRGDHERTTFPGLARTRRLAGYPIPQGAYWRAIDTAKDLSEAAEELAATRR, translated from the coding sequence ATGACCGATCCACACGCCCTCCCACCGCCCACGCAGGCCGTCGTCCTGGCGGGTGGGCAGGGCTCGCGGCTGCGCCCCTACACCGATGACCGTCCGAAGCCGATGGTGGAGATCCCCGGCACCGGAACGCCGATCATCGGCCACCAGCTGGCCTGGCTCGCCGAGGAGGGCGTCACCGACGCGGTGGTCTCCTGCGGCCATCTCGCCGAGGTGCTCCAGGAGTGGCTGGCCAAGGCGGACCTCCCGCTGCGCGTGACCACCGTCGTGGAGCGCGAGCCGCTGGGGCGCGGTGGCGGTCTGAAGTACGCGGCCGCTCATCTGCCGCACCCCGATCTGCCGTGGTACGCGACGAACGGCGACATCTGGACGCGTTTCTCGCTGCGCGAGATGGCGGCGTTCCACGCGGAGCGTGCCGCGGCGGCGACGCTCGCGCTGGCGCGGCCGCGGATTCCGTGGGGGGCCGTCGAGACGGACGCGTTCGGGCACATCACCGACTTCATCGAGGCGCCGCCGTCGCCCTATCTGATCAACGCCGGGGTGTACGTGTTCGCCGCGGAGTTCACCGCGCTTCTTCCGGATCGCGGGGACCATGAGCGGACGACGTTTCCGGGGCTGGCCCGTACGCGGCGTCTTGCCGGGTATCCCATTCCTCAAGGGGCGTACTGGCGGGCGATCGATACGGCGAAGGATCTGAGTGAGGCGGCGGAGGAGTTGGCCGCTACGCGGCGCTGA